ATTCGGCAAGATCCAATTCCGACGGAAGAAACCCGTCGAATCCGGGCGCGGAACCCGGCGTGATCTCCCCGTCGTTCGGGTTCCCGACGACGGCCTCGTTCGAGTTCACCGAAATGCACAATTCGGCCACCGACGGGTCGAAAATTGGGACCCGATAGAGCAATTGCTCCTCGTCATGCGAGTTCTCCTCGCCCGAGAGCTCCGGGACGAGGTGGTTGTGGGTGCGGTCGCTGCTGAGGGATCCCCCGTCAGTAGGGCCGCACTTGGAGTGCTTGCCCTTTCTCGGGGTCCGTGCCTTCCTAGTGAAACCCTGATGCCAGGAAGGCACAGAGATTCTGAGTCCACGGTCAAAAGGAGGTTTGACCGAGGGCGACACGGTCTTTAGGCGAACTCTCTCATGCCTGCGGGCGAGAGGGTTCGCTGAGTGGACTGTGGAGTCGCACGATTGGCATAGGAATGCATCATCGGCCGTGCAATACCACGTGGCACGTTTTCTAATGCAGCTATCGCAAGCCCTAACTGATTTGCCTCCAACAATATTAGCCAATTTTTTGTCTGAAGAAACCAttgaatttctcttttttggtatgtgtatgtgtgtatatatataagtatgagtttatatgaacacttgggaaaaaatgaaattaaaagcaatcaTGTAAAAGGCTGCAAGGAAAAGgcaagaaaaaatgtgttaggATTTCATGTTTATATAATGAAGTCCAATTTTTAAGggcaataatttaaattggagTCGGGCCCACTAGATGCActtttgctctattttttaaaaactatatACTATACACTTTTTCCACACTTTTATGGGCTTTGCACTTTTGGGCCCACAAAGGACCTTATCTCTTCTCTCATTGGTTGAAAGGATAAATATTATCGTAATTTTAGGTTACTGATTGGCTGGATTTCAGATTGCAGGATTCTAGTGAGCTTTTTCATGGATGAGTACAAGTATTAATCCAGTATTTtctaatttgtatatttttttattgcggaagaaaaaggcaaaaaaatagaagaaagaagaagattgaatGAGACCCCTTTTGAAAGAATTGTCTCTTTTTGATAATACTGTTCGAAGTCTATAAATCATGGTCCccaattccaaaaaataatagtgaTGGGAGATAAAATATGGTAATGATTTTGGTGTTAAAGATGGAAACTTTTCTATAATGGAAGTAAAGCTATTCAGATATTTATTGTTagcctaaaaatataaatattgtttgatAGATTTGATTTGGTGATAATTTGTGTATTGACTATTGTTGATGTCAATTGATCTGCaagaataattaaactatgcaagaattttaaaaaactataGTTTCTTGAAAATTCTTTGATTCCATATAAAAAAACTGATTGCAAAAAAACAGTTCCCATTATTTATATGCGGCCAAACCCTAAAACGAAAaggaaatatgaaataaaatctaaaaataacctaaaatgtggaaaatagtaaaatgatgTTTTCACCTCTCAAACGACTTCCCGTGGAGGCGTGCTGAGTTCGATTTTACACCTCGTTTCGCAAGTTTTGTGCGAATTTTAAGTCCGAGATTGTTACTTTTTCAACTTTGTCAGCTGGAATTGCATCAATTATACAATATGATTATGTTCGAATCATGTAGATCGAATATGTATGAgaattgcataattatcaGTCTTAGTTGACACATAAGCATGCTTCAATATAGTAATAGGCAAACTTAATTTGATGAACCTTAGTAGttgatagtattaaaattactactaatatataggCGTACTATAACATACACATTCACATTCACATTATCacatattgtatttttaaCTTCTCAATTGAAATGAGCTACCTTGTTTATCAAAAAGATATTTTAGGCATATATGCCTAGAAATTAGAATAATAGTATCACACTATGTAACATTCTcgaattattttatcatatagtTCAACAAGATCACCGTACCTACAAATCTACAATATCTCCAACATTGAgcaaaaatccaaattttcattttaatggtGTAGGTATGGGAAATTCTTGAGAAATCCATCATGTTATCCATACCATGTCTGAAACAGCACATTctgtttaaatattcttagATACCATAAAAATCTAGCAATTTCaagaacatatatatatatatagatgaattattgaaaaaatattaatttccctttttaaaattGCCTCTACAAGCACAGCTATTTTTggacataatttttttttttgttggtttctATAAATGTAAAACTTCAGTAAAGGAACACATAGAGCCACGTCgacaagagagagaaaaaagatagaATTATATCATGAGTGGATAAATATGATGTGGAAAACTCATCCATTTAAAAATCTAACCccttttttgttgaaatagGTTTTTGGCAAAAAACCTGTGAAGGTATGTTACAGTCATGGAGTTGACAATGACACAATTTTCACACATACACACTgacacacatacatataacAACATAGACAGAGTATCCAACGATGTATGGGATGATTTTGCCATTGTCTAACtgatatttttgagatttacaataaaataaatgaacttattaaattaaatcgaATGCTATAGTagatatttattaatttacacATGTATTAGAGGAAAATGGAATTTAACCACATATAGAAAGGTTTACTTTCATCTACGTCGATTGACATATTACAACATATATGGGTGAGCAGTAAGCACTTGAACTGGCTTCTAAAAACCGTATTGAGTGGTTTCGGTTCGGTCTGAACTCGAATTAGGGTTTGGTTTCAACTATTTATAAGTTGAGTTCGGATGTAAGTGAACCGATCAAAACCTAGTTATCTATCTAATTACTTActttaagaataaaataaaaaaaataaaatcgtaTTCACAGAATTGCAGACATAAATCATACTACGAGCCCCGTTAACTGTTTACCAAGCCCTAGCCTCTTACCCACGACCTCACCATCGTCTCAACCCAACCCCGTCACTCCTCACCCGGCACCAATTAGGCCGGAAGTAAACTTCATTTTCAAAAGCCaatttcaacattttatttttttagcccaataatttatttcctttttaaactTAAATAATGAGGCCCAAACCTTATTGTAGAACTCTTGTTGGGCCGATCCGCCAAGAGTATTTTATTCGTTTAATTCGAATACTTCTATAGAAATAGTCAACGgtaaacatatttaatttctagagtaaccaaaaatcaattaatgaaGAAGTATCATTAAATAGAAGCGTTTATATGGAAcgaaactaaaatataaaagaaaacgTAACATCCAAAAATTCGAATTTactacattaaattttataattttcttctaATTAAAATCTATGATATAAAATCAGAGCGACTGGCTCAATTTTGCATCACacttaaatgaaaattttggcATCCTTATATTAAAgtattactctctctgtccctaAATAATagtcttattatttttttaatccgtttaataaataattcagtCTACTTTCATTTTCTCAGTTCTCTcatcttaaatataattatagtcgGATTTCAACTATACATACGTAGAGATTTTGAGCTCAATAGACTAATAAGTGTTgcatttgtttttgttgtccGGATTTCAAGTACCCATTGTTTATCttaataaagttttttttttcaaaaatattaatcaattCCAAGAATCTTAGTAGATTATCTTGAATAATTAAAGCAAGATTTTTCTTTGCTCACCCATACCCTATGTTGTTTGAAATTAATGAGGACAATCACCCATGTCCCTATGCATCTAAGTTTaggcataattttttttacaaccATATTCCATTCGGTCCTTTGCTTAAGCAAGAAAGGTAATGAACCGTGTGTATGTATATGGATTAATAAATGTGCAAGAGATAGAATTTCTTTCAAAacttatattcattttcatattatttggCAGACTATATGtgatttaatatagtactactatatattatttggTAGACATATGTATGGTATAGATTGTTTCTTTTCATATAAGGAAAATACTCAAAATATAAGGAAAAGTTCATCTATTAAGACAATTAACAAGGAtttgctaaaaaaataatgacaaacaaataacaaaagaaaaactaactCGATCCCTACAAGTCTGCATATTGACATCCTTGGTAAAATTGAAAGCACTCAAACAAGAGACAAAGCAAAACTATAACAGAAACCAAGAAAAACACCCGCACATACAAACTAGCCAACAAATCAAACATACGGTAAGAGCTCGCACGTTCCCGGACTTAGAGAAAGAGGAACATACTCATAAAATCTCACTCATTCATACTAGTATCTATGCTAATTATATGTTGTTTTTTGAGGtgtaaattatgtaaaaattgGAACTAAGCtccaaaatatagtaaaaagttGGTAACTAAGCTCCAAAATTTAGTCAAATAATAAAGATACTCGTATACACAAAGCTCTTCAATTAGAAAAACAAGTCACATGCCGCGAGTTGCAAAGTACCACAATATTCTAACCCTCATGATTAAAGAGTGGAGTTTTATATATAACTATTAATAGAAAGGCATCCAAACATTGCAACGTTTTTAGTTCATCAAGAACTTTAACCCAAATAATTTGGAGGACGTGGATAACATGATTTACCTAATTAACTAATCTAACAATATTCTATTTATGGATAACGAACTAATTATGCAATTCTATCCATTTCATTCATAGTAAAGACCATTACTAATTACCATTATGAAAACGACCATATAATGtgactatatttaatttgatgatgGATTGTCCCGTAGGCCGTCGCTAACTCCGGTGTTCGAACAATGACGACGGAGTGTAGCTTCATTGTTATAATAACTAACGGCCcggttatatatttattagtaatattagaactaattgtaaaataatgGAATTCCTAGTTTATGAGTGGTCCAGAAATCctatgaacttaaaaagaaacaaaacgaaaatacgaaaatttaaaaaattagaaaaataatattatgacgATTTCACCCTTTAAATGATGTTCGATGACCAAATTCCATTGTTCATCATGGTGTATTGATGAATTTGATTCCTCAGCTTGTTTTGCGATCCCTAAATTTTAAGTCATTTCGAGACCATTAATGTTTTTGGCATTTTCGGCATCATTGTCAATTCCATAAGTTCTTTGATATGCTTTTGGGtttaagataagaataatgataaacaaccaaattttgtacaaccaaaataaggttatattaataatttgattattaattatatattaaaattataaatatagaaagtggataagttaaaaagacttattagcctttaaactcattttttatatttatatttgaattttctttctattgtttttaaaatttgaattaaagtatgcactaattacatttatagttctaaaaaaataaaaaaataatacaaaaatcataaatatatgaccacaaTATTATACACTTttcatgtactatatatgtatctaaatattttaattaaatgcataaataaacctatttttttgtcaaataaattagattttggttgtacaaaatttgatcacATACATTTATTATTAAGATAGACGCCACTTACACAAATTTGTATCTAaatatgtgttattttatttctcaaattgtTATATGTCTTATCAAGTCACATACCAAGATATTCTTGGTCACTTGCATATCCATCACCAAAATCCTTTTCCCATTTCCAAAATCGAATGTAACAAAGACAACGAATGGTGTCAGCTCCATTAATGAAAATTGCATCAATGAAAATCAATCcaattctttcctttttaattttttcccaTGAATGGATAAACAACATAGTTAGATGGGCAAAAAagctaaaatattttagtcaAAAAAGTTGAAAGTTACATTTCATAAACACCAAAAACTTACACTTCAACTTAAAACCCTATTaatacctatatatatatatacacattcaAATCAAACGATTATTTCAAGATCCATTCATCCAAGATCTTAAATGAATTCAAACCAAGAAGGCTtccattttaacacaaatggTGTTCCAATCATGTCCTTTTCCAATCAAGAAACTCCAATCTCCTACGACGATCTAATCTTAAGATCAATTGGGCCTAACAAGCCGGTGTTCGACCCCATGGTTCCCTATTTCTTTGCACCGGGCCTTGAATGCAACCACAACACTCCTTCCTCTCCCGATGTCGGTTTTCTTGCTCAGGTAGCAcaagtaaatatttttaattttcatttgttaaacCCTTGTGTTTTGTTACATTgaatgagtattatttttttcttgattttatgatAGAATAATGGTgggaagaagagaaagagagtggaTGAGAAGTGTAAAGAAGTTGTTCATGTTAGAGCAAAGAGAGGTCAAGCAACTGACAGCCATAGTTTGGCTGAAAGGGTATCTTTCATATTTGTACTactttttattgtatttattatttttcacattttgttTGGAGTAGAGAATATTTaccatcattttttttattggtttgAAATAGtcaagaagagagaaaataaatgagaaattcAGATGCTTGCAAGATCTGGTCCCAGGGTGCTACAAGgtagttattaattaaattttttttttttccattagaatatttaattccatttatgattatatttattcttctagtttatgttaaaataatgaaagaattaaaattgtcTGCAGATGATGGGAATGGCTGTGATGTTGGATGagataattaactatataaattCGTTGCACAATCAGATTGATGTAAGATGTATATAgtgtttatataaattaattaattattctattacgcaattaatgtggattttttttgtgcATTTAGTTTCTCTCCATGAAGCTTTCTGAAGCAAGTTTGTTGTATGACTTCAACTCACCATCTCAAGCACAACAAgtgatctctctctctctctctctctctctctctctctctctctcacacacacacacacacacatacaaggtagttattaattaaattttttttttttccattagaatatttaattccatttatgattatatttattcttctagtttatgttaaaataatgaaagaattaaaattgtcTGCAGATGATGGGAATGGCTGTGATGTTGGATGagataattaactatataaattCGTTGCACAATCAGATTGATGTAAGATGTATATAgtgtttatataaattaattaattattctattacgcaattaatgtggattttttttgtgcATTTAGTTTCTCTCCATGAAGCTTTCTGAAGCAAGTTTGTTGTATGACTTCAACTCACCATCTCAAGCACAACAAgtgatctctctctctctctctctctctctctctctctctctctcacacacacacacacacacacacacacacacacacaatctCTAAATAGGCTTTCATCCATACtgaattattgattaaattcATAGAAGTCATAAGTCtccttatttatttcatacGTACATTGAAAAGCTGACTAAAAAAActtatgataaaaaaagtgaaatgaatgaatatactaattttttaattatagggAAGCACTTATGGAGAAGCAATGGAGAAACTCAGAAACATATGAGAAATGGATATGGAGGCATTTCAGAGTTCCAAACTCTAGAAGATGGcctctttaattttaaatttttggttaTCATTGATTCTGACATGATTGACtctatagtagtagtatatgtttttTAGCTTCATAATcaatctatttaatttttgattgaTCGTATTGTAACATTGACTTATATTGTGATTGctccattcacattttaaaaatctcaGATAGGGTCTATGGTTGATCAATCTTACATTTATAGGCGATTTAGATCAATGATCGGAACTTTGCGTGGAAAATTTACTCCAAATTTGAAGATCATCTAAaagaaagtaattaaaaagtatgattttgtgtgtatatgagagagagagccTTCATTTATGATtgtcaaaaatgaaatgaaaaaataacggttagataaatttaataggctaaatgaagtaataagttagAGGAACATAAAACCTATTtaagtatttatataaatattgaaatgagactcttattacgtcgaaatggaaaaaggaACACTCTCTGCCGGACGTGAATATAATACATTAACTTAACTCTAAAAAAAGTTGctttaaattgaatttgataacATCAATAAGTTTGGGATGTTACATATCCATTAAATATACATTCAAAGGTTTGCATTAAAACTGAGGTGTGATGTAACTACTTCGTTTTTTTGAGTcaactatatatttaatagtaacTATATAACGTAGTTATGAACAATTCATTAGAGATCataaagaagaaattgatGCACAATGAATTAATGTGCACTAAGTCCCTACTTGATTCtctatttaattaactaatgtAATATACCCTTATAAAACCATTGTAACTCAATTTTACCTTCTAAACctcttccaaaaaaaaaacatcctACTACTAATTAACCTTTGGCATGCACAAAATGAccaatcatatttttcttttgcctCTCTTATTAATCCCAGCATACTTCGGGACCACGGTTTCCGCATTTTACGCTCCAGCTAGTGCTCCAATTGATACTAAAGCACACGAACTATTCGATTCAAGCCTCAGGGAAACCCTAGCCCATGCTCAAATCGCCCACGAACTCATTTCCACCATGGACCCAAGTTCGTTCCACGATCAAGCCAGAACGGCCTGGGACGACTGCAAAGATCTTTACCAAGACTCGATAGATCGGCTCAATCAATCCATCGCCTCTGAAAACAACCGAAACGATGTGCAAACATGGTTGAGTGCCTCACTAGCCAATGAACAAACATGCCAAGATGGATTTCTTGATTTTGGCTTGCCTCCTCTCTCCTCAATATCCCCATCTTTCAACCTAGCTAATGCTAACTTCACCAAGTCGATTTACAATGCACTAGTCATTAGTAAGGCCATTTCCTCACCAAGTCCCTTAGCTAAGGGCGGCAAGATAAGCGACCGGAAATTAATCCAATTTTCCGGTGAGCTAAAAAAATCCGCGGATATAGTGGTGGCGCAAGATGGCTCTGGTACCTATGAAACTATCAAAGAAGGCTTAGCTGCGGCGCGCGCCGCCGGAACCAGGAGAGTTGTTGTGCATGTCAAGAAGGGGATTTACAATGAAAATGTGGTGGTGGAcaagaatttgaagaatttaagGATGATTGGAGATGGAATCGACGAAACTATTATTACCGGGAGCAACAGTGTCCGAAACGGCTCCTCAACGTTCGGTTCCGCAACTTTTAGTAAGTtgattactccctccgtcctacttAAAGCGAAACGTTATTActttaaattactactacattcGTCCCTTGCTAAGtgcaaaaaggaaataaagtagcagagagaataaattaaaaaataaaaatattggttttttgtcaaagaaaataaaataactcaattaatGCTTCAAAACGGAGTAGTAATTACTTCAGGAACGAGGTACTTTTGTTGGGGTCAAATTAACTTCGACGTgacttttataaaataataatgtccAATGTTTCTAACAATGCTAGATTGGTCATGGCATAATTTGATCgatacaaatttcaaatatgtttGTTTTTCATCTAAGTGGGTTGGTTTGGATTGTAATTATTATAGTCAGTTGTAATTACACTATTGCGATAAGaaaagataggaaaaaaaatctacGAATGTTACTCTATTACTTTTATGGTTGTGATGATTTGAACCCCCGACTTATTGATACAAGTTGAAAGTCTTGTTTGCATTTATCTTGGTTATATTTACACTACCACTACGAGAGTAATTTTCGATAAGCTAAACCGTAAATCTACAATGTAGGTGTCCGTGGCGACGGCTTCATCGCCCAGGGCATAACATTCGAGAACACGGCCGGGCCCGCGAATGATCAAGCAGTGGCACTCCTTTCCACAGCGGACAACTCAGTTTTCTACAATTGCAGCTTCCAAGGCTACCAAGACACCCTCTACGTCCACTCCAACCGCCAGTTCTATCGCGACTGTGACATATATGGGACCGTCGACTTCATCTTTGGCCACGCTGTCACCGTCATCCAAAATTGCAATATCTACTTGAGGCAAGCTTTGCCCAACCAGAAAAACACCATCACCGCACAAGGCCGGAAAAGCGCCTCCGCCAACTCCGGCATTGTGATCCACAACTCACGGATTACGGCGGCGCCAGGTGAAGCTCCGGCGGAGAATTATCTAGGGCGGCCGTGGAAAAAGTATTCGAGGACGGTGTTCATCAAGTGTGAAATCGATGATTTGATTGCGCCGGCGGGCTGGCTGCCGTGGAAAGGGAATTACGCTTTGAAGACTTTGTATTACGGTGAGTACAAGAACTCCGGCAAAGGTGCAGACACTAGTGGGAGGGTTAATTGGCCGGGATTCCACGTCATTGATAGTGAAGATGAGGCAGCAGAGTTCTCGGTGGGGCACTTTTTGGCCGGAGATTCCTGGATTCCGGCCACCGGCGTGCCatttaattctaatatctAAAAATAAGGGATTTTGATGCTAAATTAGGCTTCACGCATTTAATTATCAGTCTTCTTATTCAAACAATATTTATCCAGTTAGTGTTAAAGGCATACTCTGCCGTCTTACTCTAAGTTTAGCATTTCCTATTCGGCATATGATTTTAAGCAATTTTGTTCTGTAAATTagagtggagagaataaaattaaaataatgatattttcgTTTTACAAAATACGTCAATTAGAGTAGAGcatccaaaaaaagaaaaatatgtcaaAAGCGAAAGAATGTAAATGGGTTTctattaaaaacataaaaaacggGTTAGACGAAAACTATCACTGATATGATGTTTAACAACtggaattataaattaatagttctgaaattacaaaaaacaTTGTGTTTTACAGAATTGGACGATgtattgtaattgtaattgtgTGCCGTGTTGCTCGGCCTTCCAAATTTACTTCCCTTGCTTACCATAATTGTCGCGCAATGTTACAGTCCGATTAAACACCAGCTTCTCAGGCGAAGAGTCCGGGTCAACAACAAAGTAGCCTGAAacgaaaatgactcaactgtATCATACAAAAATTCGGGTTGGATAGTCACTAGCAGTTTGGCTCATATATTCTTGAAATCAACGTTGCAAGTCCCAACTTTCGGGTAGATATGTATACGGCATTCAATCCGTGAGGTTGGAAAATACCATTAATCGAGAGTCTAAAAAGTTTTACATCAAGAATGAGAAGTTGCGGGATTGAGGTGCATACCTAGTCTTTCAAACTGAAAACTGTCTCCAACGGTAGCATCTTTGACAGAAGGCACTGCGTATGCATCCTTTATAACAACTTTCGAGTGTGGATTCAGATCGCTGAGCCAGTCATCAAGTTCCGCAGGATTCTGGTCACAACACCAAGCAATAGTGAGTTTGTATATAATGCTGCTATGAAAGTTAAAACAGAGTGAAAAGTTGACTCAAAGATAAGCGAAGAAGTCCCAACCTCAGAATTGAATAGTTTGTCGAATAATCTAACTTCCACCTTAAGAGGCTTAACCCCTGGTGATGATTCTGACACCCAGTGCAGAACG
The genomic region above belongs to Salvia hispanica cultivar TCC Black 2014 chromosome 3, UniMelb_Shisp_WGS_1.0, whole genome shotgun sequence and contains:
- the LOC125210024 gene encoding probable pectinesterase/pectinesterase inhibitor 6 produces the protein MTNHIFLLPLLLIPAYFGTTVSAFYAPASAPIDTKAHELFDSSLRETLAHAQIAHELISTMDPSSFHDQARTAWDDCKDLYQDSIDRLNQSIASENNRNDVQTWLSASLANEQTCQDGFLDFGLPPLSSISPSFNLANANFTKSIYNALVISKAISSPSPLAKGGKISDRKLIQFSGELKKSADIVVAQDGSGTYETIKEGLAAARAAGTRRVVVHVKKGIYNENVVVDKNLKNLRMIGDGIDETIITGSNSVRNGSSTFGSATFSVRGDGFIAQGITFENTAGPANDQAVALLSTADNSVFYNCSFQGYQDTLYVHSNRQFYRDCDIYGTVDFIFGHAVTVIQNCNIYLRQALPNQKNTITAQGRKSASANSGIVIHNSRITAAPGEAPAENYLGRPWKKYSRTVFIKCEIDDLIAPAGWLPWKGNYALKTLYYGEYKNSGKGADTSGRVNWPGFHVIDSEDEAAEFSVGHFLAGDSWIPATGVPFNSNI
- the LOC125210023 gene encoding transcription factor BEE 1-like; amino-acid sequence: MSFSNQETPISYDDLILRSIGPNKPVFDPMVPYFFAPGLECNHNTPSSPDVGFLAQNNGGKKRKRVDEKCKEVVHVRAKRGQATDSHSLAERSRREKINEKFRCLQDLVPGCYKMMGMAVMLDEIINYINSLHNQIDFLSMKLSEASLLYDFNSPSQAQQN